The following coding sequences lie in one Kribbella sp. NBC_00709 genomic window:
- a CDS encoding SRPBCC family protein produces MTEPLVLQVRAKAGIDEVRQALTDPKALNLWLGEHSTVDLPGTFEFWGRYIPEGDVPHQRVVGYDGTMLTLAWTLGGEETTTEITLTPDGDDATVIKLSQTHFDFADAISGANIRGVLQTFWSLALANLVDHLEGRELTTRPDFTSPIFAGEALIDAPIAEVYSALTESEKTSAWFGYPVEIDLRKGGRFAMGGFDAGPGVEIVDLVEGQKMSMDWGPAGISTWELAESDGKTRLTFVMSGFDESNPPYGAWTGWLAGVASLRRFAELPDWRFQVA; encoded by the coding sequence ATGACTGAACCACTTGTCCTGCAAGTGCGCGCCAAGGCCGGGATCGACGAGGTCCGGCAGGCGCTGACCGATCCCAAGGCCCTCAACCTCTGGCTCGGCGAGCACTCGACCGTCGACCTGCCTGGCACCTTCGAGTTCTGGGGCCGCTACATCCCCGAGGGCGATGTGCCCCACCAGCGCGTCGTCGGGTACGACGGCACCATGCTGACGCTGGCCTGGACGCTCGGCGGCGAAGAGACCACCACCGAGATCACGCTGACGCCCGATGGTGACGACGCGACCGTGATCAAGCTGTCGCAGACGCACTTCGACTTCGCGGACGCGATCAGCGGCGCCAACATCCGCGGCGTGCTGCAGACGTTCTGGTCGCTGGCGCTGGCCAACCTCGTCGACCACCTCGAGGGTCGCGAGCTGACCACCCGGCCGGACTTCACGTCGCCGATCTTCGCGGGCGAGGCGCTGATCGACGCGCCGATCGCCGAGGTGTACTCGGCGCTGACCGAGTCGGAGAAGACGTCTGCGTGGTTCGGGTACCCGGTCGAGATCGACCTGCGGAAGGGCGGCCGGTTCGCGATGGGCGGGTTCGACGCCGGGCCGGGCGTGGAGATCGTCGACCTGGTCGAGGGCCAGAAGATGTCGATGGACTGGGGGCCGGCCGGCATCAGCACCTGGGAGCTCGCCGAGTCCGACGGGAAGACCCGGCTCACCTTCGTGATGAGCGGCTTCGACGAGTCCAACCCGCCGTACGGCGCCTGGACCGGCTGGCTGGCCGGCGTCGCCTCGCTGCGCCGGTTCGCCGAGCTGCCGGACTGGCGGTTCCAGGTCGCCTAG
- a CDS encoding RidA family protein translates to MTILRTNPSGLHPTPGYHHVTTVQADTLVYLAGQCPLQPSGELTAGGLDGQTAQVITNILTALESVGAAPTDVVRTVIYVASPDREDLSAVWTQLNASPLGPAFTTASTLLGVAQLGFPGQLVEIDVTAAL, encoded by the coding sequence GTGACCATCTTGCGGACCAACCCCAGTGGGCTCCACCCAACCCCCGGCTACCACCACGTCACCACAGTCCAGGCAGACACACTCGTCTACCTGGCGGGGCAGTGTCCGTTGCAGCCGTCCGGCGAGTTGACCGCAGGTGGTTTGGATGGCCAGACCGCTCAGGTCATCACGAACATTCTCACCGCGCTGGAGTCAGTGGGTGCGGCGCCGACGGACGTCGTCCGCACCGTCATCTACGTCGCCAGCCCTGACCGCGAGGATCTCTCCGCCGTTTGGACGCAGCTCAACGCGTCACCGCTGGGTCCTGCCTTCACGACCGCCAGCACGCTGCTCGGCGTGGCTCAGCTCGGGTTCCCGGGGCAGCTGGTTGAGATCGACGTGACGGCGGCCCTGTGA
- a CDS encoding ArsR/SmtB family transcription factor: MRDVMHLEQLEQAEALFKPQRIEVLRRLAEPATCSAVAEQLGQTPQRVYYHVKRLVEAGLVTQVDERKVRGIHEGIYQATARSYWLSPTLVGRIGGLRRTRDELSLGYVLDLMEEVQTDIAALDRSAPELPSIGVSGEIRVPPDRRREFFEDLRGTLQDLFSRYGGSEGDAFKLAVACYPKGDQNHD; the protein is encoded by the coding sequence ATGAGAGACGTGATGCACCTGGAGCAGCTCGAGCAGGCCGAGGCCTTGTTCAAGCCGCAGCGGATCGAGGTGCTGCGGCGGCTGGCCGAGCCGGCCACCTGCAGTGCGGTGGCCGAGCAGCTCGGGCAGACCCCGCAGCGCGTCTACTACCACGTCAAGCGCCTCGTCGAAGCGGGCCTGGTGACCCAGGTGGACGAGCGCAAGGTGCGTGGCATCCACGAAGGCATCTACCAGGCGACAGCCCGTTCGTACTGGCTGTCGCCGACGCTCGTCGGGCGGATCGGTGGACTGCGCCGGACCCGTGACGAGCTGAGCCTCGGCTACGTGCTGGACCTGATGGAAGAGGTCCAGACCGACATCGCCGCGCTGGATCGGTCGGCTCCGGAGCTGCCGTCCATCGGGGTGTCCGGTGAGATCCGGGTTCCACCGGACCGGCGGCGGGAGTTCTTCGAGGACCTGCGCGGCACGCTGCAGGACCTCTTCTCGCGCTACGGCGGCAGCGAGGGCGACGCCTTCAAGCTGGCCGTGGCCTGTTACCCCAAGGGAGACCAGAACCATGACTGA
- a CDS encoding FAD-binding oxidoreductase yields the protein MMLTTTSTEYDETRLGYQRRDPHRPAVIFPVTSATEVEEAVRYAIDHDEKIAVQASGHGLTRGIDGGVLITTLKFNGVTVDPDKKTAWIEAGATWHDVMEATAPYGLAPLSGSFPGVGAVSYTLGGGLGLMARRFGYAADHVRRIELVTMDGVRRDADGDLFWATRGGGGNFGVVTGIEIELFDVPTLYGGSLYFDLAEHPDVLEVWRTWTKTVPDEVTTAMALVPLPDIPPIPPALRGKYIAQVQLAILADNPEALIERLRAIGQPALDTVGTMPYVESGKIFAEPDRPDSFSSRNVLVSDLDPTALATVPKLAGPEASTMCVVGIRHLGGALTQEPAVANAICHRDAAYSITVISPGEDHASELHDAVLEPWRDLTVGRLLNFNGAGLDLRDVYDPETLNRLTELREQYDPDHRLCANHQL from the coding sequence ATGATGTTGACGACGACAAGCACGGAGTACGACGAGACGCGGCTCGGATACCAGCGGCGGGACCCGCATCGGCCGGCGGTGATCTTCCCGGTCACCAGTGCGACCGAGGTCGAGGAGGCGGTGCGCTACGCGATCGATCACGACGAGAAGATCGCCGTGCAGGCGTCCGGCCACGGTCTGACCAGAGGCATCGACGGCGGTGTGCTCATTACGACCCTTAAGTTCAACGGGGTGACAGTCGATCCGGACAAGAAGACGGCATGGATCGAAGCGGGCGCCACCTGGCACGACGTGATGGAGGCGACCGCGCCGTACGGTCTGGCGCCGCTGTCCGGGAGCTTCCCGGGTGTCGGGGCGGTCTCCTACACGCTCGGCGGCGGTCTCGGTCTGATGGCGCGACGCTTCGGGTACGCCGCGGACCACGTGCGGCGGATCGAGCTCGTGACCATGGACGGGGTACGGCGGGATGCCGACGGCGACCTGTTCTGGGCGACAAGAGGTGGCGGCGGCAACTTCGGTGTGGTGACCGGCATCGAGATCGAGCTCTTCGACGTACCGACGCTGTACGGCGGGAGCCTGTACTTCGACCTTGCGGAACACCCGGACGTCCTCGAGGTATGGCGGACGTGGACCAAGACCGTGCCGGACGAGGTGACGACCGCGATGGCGCTCGTGCCGCTGCCGGACATCCCACCGATCCCGCCGGCGCTGCGCGGGAAGTACATCGCGCAGGTGCAACTGGCGATCCTCGCCGACAACCCCGAGGCGCTGATCGAGCGGCTGCGGGCGATCGGGCAGCCCGCACTCGACACGGTCGGCACGATGCCGTACGTCGAGTCGGGGAAGATCTTCGCCGAGCCCGATCGGCCGGACAGCTTCAGCTCGCGAAACGTGCTGGTCAGCGACCTCGACCCGACGGCGCTGGCGACCGTGCCGAAGCTCGCCGGTCCCGAGGCGTCGACGATGTGCGTGGTCGGCATCCGTCACCTCGGCGGCGCACTCACTCAGGAGCCGGCGGTCGCGAACGCGATCTGCCATCGGGACGCGGCGTACTCGATCACCGTGATCTCACCTGGTGAGGACCACGCCAGCGAACTGCACGACGCCGTCCTGGAGCCGTGGCGTGACCTGACGGTCGGCCGGCTGCTCAACTTCAACGGCGCCGGGCTCGACCTCCGAGACGTCTACGACCCGGAGACGCTCAACCGGCTGACGGAGCTCCGGGAGCAATACGATCCGGATCATCGGCTCTGCGCGAACCATCAGCTCTAG
- a CDS encoding helix-turn-helix transcriptional regulator, translating into MPGRLLRLLSLLQSRREWSGRELADRLGVTERTVRRDVDRLRSLDYPVTGTTGTAGGYRLGSGTHLPPLQLDDDEAIAVALGLVGAAGGGLSGMAESSMSALAKLEQVLPVRLRPQLAAVGSAAEAIPRPGVPQVDPGVLAILARCCRNHEIVAFGYHGRAREATLRRVEPHQLLTLAWRWYLLAFDPGRDDWRIFRVDRIVDVTPVVHRFTPRALPAADAASYLVESFASAQYQHSVHLTVQAPAATVSATFEGIVRGIVEPVDSSSCIVRFSADTPAMLLTQVAAIAAVATFVVDHATPETAELIARVGDQLRGSFSRGDQADPERQHPQG; encoded by the coding sequence ATGCCTGGTCGCCTGCTGCGATTACTCTCGCTGCTGCAGAGCCGCCGCGAATGGTCCGGCCGTGAGTTGGCCGACCGCCTCGGCGTCACCGAGCGAACGGTACGGCGCGACGTCGACCGACTCCGGTCGCTCGACTACCCGGTCACCGGGACGACCGGGACCGCGGGCGGCTACCGGCTCGGGTCCGGGACACATCTGCCGCCGCTCCAACTGGACGACGACGAGGCGATCGCGGTCGCACTCGGTCTGGTCGGCGCGGCCGGCGGCGGGTTGAGCGGGATGGCGGAGAGTTCAATGAGTGCGCTGGCCAAGCTGGAGCAGGTGCTGCCGGTGCGCCTCCGGCCACAGCTCGCCGCGGTCGGTTCGGCCGCGGAGGCGATCCCGCGGCCCGGCGTACCGCAGGTCGATCCGGGTGTGCTCGCCATCCTCGCGCGCTGCTGCCGGAATCACGAGATCGTTGCCTTCGGCTACCACGGCCGGGCGCGTGAGGCGACGCTCCGGCGAGTGGAGCCGCATCAGCTGCTGACGCTGGCATGGCGGTGGTACCTGCTCGCGTTCGATCCGGGGCGGGACGACTGGCGGATCTTCCGGGTCGATCGGATCGTCGACGTCACGCCGGTGGTGCATCGCTTCACTCCGCGGGCGTTGCCGGCGGCGGACGCTGCGTCGTACCTGGTGGAGTCGTTCGCGTCGGCGCAGTACCAGCACTCCGTCCATCTGACTGTGCAGGCGCCGGCGGCCACCGTCTCGGCGACCTTCGAAGGCATTGTCCGCGGGATCGTCGAGCCGGTTGATTCGTCGTCGTGCATCGTCCGGTTCAGCGCGGACACACCGGCGATGCTGCTGACGCAGGTCGCCGCGATTGCTGCCGTCGCGACGTTCGTGGTCGATCACGCGACGCCGGAAACGGCTGAGCTGATCGCCAGGGTGGGCGATCAGCTCAGGGGGTCCTTCTCACGCGGCGATCAGGCCGATCCCGAGCGTCAGCACCCCCAAGGCTAG
- a CDS encoding protein-tyrosine phosphatase family protein, which yields MGLWDKDAPGVMELPSGRLVRGRGLRHGPAAAPFPTYGVYLLGTEPPDVPWETHWIKWPDFRLPTDRAAALTIFRDALERTGSGRVEFACNGGRGRTGTALACLAILDGVPADQAVAYVRHHYDKHAVETPWQKRYVLNLLTRS from the coding sequence GTGGGCCTCTGGGACAAGGACGCACCAGGTGTGATGGAGCTGCCGTCGGGTCGGCTCGTGCGCGGACGCGGTCTGCGCCACGGCCCGGCGGCAGCGCCGTTCCCGACGTACGGCGTGTATCTGCTCGGGACGGAACCGCCTGACGTGCCGTGGGAGACGCACTGGATCAAGTGGCCGGACTTCCGGCTGCCCACGGATCGCGCGGCCGCGTTGACCATCTTCCGGGACGCGTTGGAGCGGACCGGGAGCGGGCGGGTCGAGTTCGCCTGCAACGGTGGGCGAGGGCGGACGGGTACGGCGCTCGCATGCCTCGCCATACTCGATGGGGTGCCTGCTGACCAGGCCGTCGCGTACGTGCGGCACCACTACGACAAGCACGCCGTGGAAACACCGTGGCAGAAGCGCTACGTCCTAAATCTGTTGACCCGGAGCTGA
- a CDS encoding ABC transporter ATP-binding protein: MATVSFKGATRVYPGTDLPAVDKLDLDISDGEFMVLVGPSGSGKSTALRMLAGLEEVNEGGIYIGDKDVTNAPPKERDIAMVFQNYALYPHMSVADNMGFALKMQGIHKDERAKRVLEAAKLLGLEEYLERKPKALSGGQRQRVAMGRAIVRSPKVFLMDEPLSNLDAKLRVQTRTQIAELQHRLGVTTVYVTHDQVEAMTMGDRVAVLKDGVLQQVDTPLNLYDKPRNKFVAGFIGSPAMNLIEAEITDGGAKIGDYVVPIARELLAKAGDDKTLTLGIRPEAFHLADEGLPVKVAVIEELGSDAFLYGTAEHTDEKQQIIARIGTRLHNDKGTLVHLAPDADKLHLFSTSTEERLVV; the protein is encoded by the coding sequence ATGGCAACTGTCTCGTTCAAGGGAGCCACCCGGGTCTACCCGGGCACCGACCTCCCCGCTGTCGACAAGCTCGATCTCGACATCTCCGACGGCGAGTTCATGGTGCTGGTCGGACCGTCGGGTTCCGGCAAGTCGACCGCGCTGCGGATGCTGGCCGGGCTCGAAGAGGTGAACGAAGGCGGCATCTACATCGGCGACAAGGACGTCACCAACGCCCCGCCGAAGGAACGCGACATCGCGATGGTGTTCCAGAACTACGCGCTCTACCCGCACATGTCGGTCGCCGACAACATGGGGTTCGCGCTGAAGATGCAGGGCATCCACAAGGACGAGCGCGCCAAGCGCGTCCTGGAGGCCGCGAAGCTGCTCGGCCTCGAGGAGTACCTCGAGCGCAAGCCGAAGGCACTGTCCGGCGGTCAGCGTCAGCGGGTCGCGATGGGTCGCGCGATCGTGCGTAGCCCGAAGGTGTTCCTGATGGACGAGCCGCTGTCGAACCTCGACGCGAAGCTCCGGGTCCAGACCCGCACGCAGATCGCCGAGCTGCAGCACCGCCTCGGCGTCACCACCGTCTACGTCACCCACGACCAGGTCGAGGCCATGACGATGGGCGACCGGGTCGCCGTACTGAAGGACGGCGTACTGCAGCAGGTCGACACCCCGCTGAACCTCTACGACAAGCCGCGGAACAAGTTCGTGGCCGGCTTCATCGGGTCGCCCGCGATGAACCTGATCGAGGCCGAGATCACCGACGGCGGCGCGAAGATCGGCGACTACGTCGTACCGATCGCCCGGGAGCTGCTGGCCAAGGCCGGCGACGACAAGACGCTGACGCTCGGCATCCGGCCGGAGGCGTTCCACCTCGCCGACGAGGGTCTGCCGGTCAAGGTCGCGGTGATCGAGGAGCTCGGCTCGGACGCCTTCCTGTACGGCACGGCGGAGCACACCGACGAGAAGCAGCAGATCATCGCCCGGATCGGCACCCGCCTGCACAACGACAAGGGCACTCTCGTGCACCTCGCCCCGGACGCCGACAAACTGCACCTCTTCTCCACCTCCACGGAGGAGCGCCTAGTAGTTTGA
- a CDS encoding GrpB family protein, with protein sequence MIVPAEVVEYDPRWPGWFAEIAAVVEPYFDELPHVIEHVGSTAVPGLAAKPIIDVDIVVPSDALVTAAIERLVAAGYRHEGDAGIAGREAFALPPDVAHYHHLYLVVEGNKAHRDHVLLRDHLRADTADRERYAARKRELAHLLTTDRTAYVVGKGALVEELIARADGSRRADDPDRIAPGAPSAG encoded by the coding sequence GTGATCGTTCCCGCCGAGGTCGTCGAGTACGACCCGCGGTGGCCGGGCTGGTTCGCTGAGATCGCGGCGGTGGTGGAGCCGTACTTCGACGAGCTGCCGCATGTGATCGAGCACGTCGGGAGCACCGCCGTGCCCGGGCTCGCCGCGAAGCCGATCATCGACGTCGACATCGTCGTACCGTCTGATGCCCTGGTGACCGCGGCGATCGAGCGGTTGGTTGCCGCCGGCTACCGGCACGAAGGCGACGCCGGCATCGCCGGCCGGGAGGCGTTCGCGCTACCGCCGGACGTTGCCCACTACCACCATTTGTATCTTGTTGTTGAAGGCAACAAAGCTCACCGGGACCACGTGCTGCTCCGCGATCATCTGCGCGCGGACACGGCCGACCGGGAGCGGTACGCCGCCCGCAAACGCGAGCTGGCGCACCTGCTCACCACCGACCGCACCGCCTACGTCGTAGGCAAAGGCGCATTGGTCGAAGAGCTGATCGCTAGAGCTGATGGTTCGCGCAGAGCCGATGATCCGGATCGTATTGCTCCCGGAGCTCCGTCAGCCGGTTGA